The Streptomyces achromogenes genome window below encodes:
- a CDS encoding FAD-dependent monooxygenase — protein sequence MNPAVVVGAGPVGLSAALALRAHGLPALVLEADPEDRERPGSRALFVHRETLALLDGVAPGLAAEITAYGRTWHTRRTLYRGREVYARTFPPRSGPQTALPPFTSLRQVDTERFLRAACARAGVEFVWGARVTDVRTTPDGAVLGGEDGREWHAGHVVAADGARSAVRRGLGIAMEGVRGEGFHVVVDVADVPGAELPLERVFHYEHPGVGGRSVMRVPFTGGFQVDLQCRDDDTEEAFGTEEAVRRWLPAVVGDGYGGADGHDRRILWVSTYRFLRKVAASFADPHRRVLLVGEAAHLFPPFGARGMNSGIADAVAAAGAVAAGTDRAVEEFAGTRRAAGLFNSAAAGLALEHLRPRRRTVRLRQRAAAALAPVLPSCGSWLEHAPYGPRGGAPAAAGKY from the coding sequence GTGAACCCGGCCGTCGTGGTGGGCGCGGGCCCGGTCGGTCTGTCGGCGGCGCTCGCGCTGCGCGCGCACGGGCTGCCGGCGCTGGTGCTGGAGGCGGACCCCGAGGACCGTGAACGGCCGGGCAGCCGCGCCCTGTTCGTGCACCGCGAGACCCTCGCGCTGCTCGACGGGGTGGCGCCCGGGCTGGCCGCCGAGATCACCGCCTACGGGCGCACCTGGCACACCCGGCGGACCCTGTACCGGGGCCGGGAGGTGTACGCCCGCACGTTCCCGCCCCGGTCCGGACCTCAGACGGCGCTGCCGCCCTTCACCAGCCTGCGCCAGGTGGACACCGAGCGGTTCCTGCGCGCCGCCTGCGCACGGGCGGGGGTCGAGTTCGTGTGGGGGGCGCGCGTCACGGACGTACGCACCACGCCGGACGGGGCCGTGCTGGGCGGCGAGGACGGGCGGGAGTGGCACGCCGGGCACGTCGTCGCCGCCGACGGGGCCCGCTCGGCGGTCCGGCGCGGGCTGGGCATCGCCATGGAGGGCGTGCGCGGCGAGGGCTTCCACGTCGTCGTGGACGTGGCCGACGTGCCCGGCGCCGAACTGCCGCTGGAGCGCGTCTTCCACTACGAGCATCCGGGGGTGGGCGGCCGCAGCGTGATGCGGGTGCCCTTCACCGGGGGCTTCCAGGTCGACCTGCAGTGCCGCGACGACGACACGGAGGAGGCCTTCGGCACCGAGGAGGCCGTACGGCGTTGGCTGCCGGCGGTCGTCGGCGACGGGTACGGCGGGGCCGACGGCCACGACCGGCGGATCCTGTGGGTGTCGACGTACCGCTTCCTGCGCAAGGTCGCCGCGTCGTTCGCCGATCCGCACCGGCGGGTGCTGCTGGTCGGCGAGGCGGCGCACCTGTTCCCGCCGTTCGGGGCGCGCGGCATGAACAGCGGGATCGCCGACGCGGTGGCGGCGGCCGGGGCCGTCGCCGCCGGCACGGACCGGGCCGTCGAGGAGTTCGCCGGGACGAGGCGGGCGGCGGGCCTGTTCAACAGCGCCGCCGCGGGGCTCGCGCTGGAGCATCTGCGCCCCCGGCGCCGGACCGTACGGCTCCGGCAGCGGGCGGCGGCGGCCCTGGCGCCGGTGCTGCCCTCGTGCGGGTCGTGGCTGGAGCACGCTCCGTACGGGCCCCGGGGCGGGGCGCCGGCGGCGGCCGGCAAGTACTGA
- a CDS encoding aminotransferase class IV, producing MTQTMTQAMTRATTRATVVEGLSGWTSAGGLLPAAEAGGRLLVADSWLVRDGRVRGLERHRERFLRACGECSGPPLRRLVEFWRDVTAALPRSGEWFPRVELAAGSLELRLLLRPAPQLEPDIRVWAAGQPDPRTVPRRKGPDLDALARVRRRASGAGATEAVLVASSGAVLEAATASVLWWEDDTLCLPPPRLPVLAGVTGQLIQERAHRLGVRVVHRERTPAELDGREVWLVNALHGIRPVTAWVGGPLTPGPAVRAAEWRRWLDSLGEPLPRI from the coding sequence ATGACGCAGACGATGACTCAGGCGATGACGCGGGCCACGACGCGGGCGACGGTGGTGGAGGGGCTGTCGGGGTGGACGTCGGCCGGGGGGCTGCTGCCCGCCGCCGAGGCCGGCGGGCGGCTGCTCGTCGCGGACTCGTGGCTGGTGCGTGACGGCCGGGTGCGCGGCCTGGAACGGCACCGGGAGCGGTTCCTGCGGGCCTGTGGCGAGTGCAGCGGTCCGCCGCTGCGCCGGCTGGTGGAGTTCTGGCGGGACGTGACGGCCGCCCTGCCGCGGTCCGGCGAGTGGTTTCCCCGGGTGGAACTCGCCGCCGGTTCGCTGGAGTTGCGGCTGCTGCTGCGGCCCGCCCCGCAGCTCGAGCCGGACATCCGGGTCTGGGCCGCGGGCCAGCCCGATCCGCGGACCGTGCCGCGCCGCAAGGGGCCCGACCTCGACGCGCTGGCCCGGGTGCGCCGCCGGGCGTCCGGCGCGGGCGCGACGGAGGCGGTGCTGGTCGCGTCCTCCGGGGCGGTCCTGGAGGCGGCCACCGCGAGCGTCCTGTGGTGGGAGGACGACACCCTGTGTCTGCCGCCGCCCAGGCTGCCGGTCCTGGCCGGGGTGACCGGGCAGCTGATCCAGGAACGGGCCCACCGCCTCGGCGTCCGGGTCGTGCACCGCGAGCGGACGCCCGCCGAGCTGGACGGCCGGGAGGTGTGGCTGGTGAACGCGCTGCACGGCATCCGCCCGGTCACGGCCTGGGTGGGAGGCCCGCTCACTCCCGGGCCGGCGGTGCGGGCGGCGGAATGGCGGCGGTGGCTGGATTCCCTGGGCGAGCCGCTGCCCCGGATATAG
- a CDS encoding carboxymuconolactone decarboxylase family protein: MTNSNSVTRVALKKITPDVSAAMGALHGAAVSAARDAKVEPEILELVRIRASQLNGCAFCLDMHTKDARAEGETEQRIYALNAWRETPFFSERERAALALTEAVTLVHDGHVPDAVYAEAAEVFDEAQLAALIWAATVINAYNRIAVATRMVPGAYQPAKK; the protein is encoded by the coding sequence ATGACGAACAGTAATTCCGTGACCCGCGTGGCGCTCAAGAAGATAACCCCCGACGTCTCCGCCGCGATGGGCGCCCTGCACGGTGCCGCGGTTTCCGCCGCCCGCGACGCCAAGGTCGAACCCGAGATCCTGGAGCTGGTCAGGATCCGCGCCTCGCAGCTCAACGGCTGCGCGTTCTGCCTCGACATGCACACCAAGGACGCCCGCGCCGAGGGCGAGACCGAGCAGCGCATCTACGCGCTGAACGCCTGGCGGGAGACCCCGTTCTTCTCTGAACGCGAGCGCGCCGCACTGGCGTTGACCGAGGCCGTGACCCTGGTGCACGACGGTCACGTGCCGGACGCGGTGTACGCCGAGGCGGCGGAGGTCTTCGACGAGGCGCAGCTCGCCGCGCTGATCTGGGCGGCCACCGTCATCAACGCCTACAACCGCATCGCCGTCGCGACGCGCATGGTCCCGGGCGCCTACCAGCCGGCGAAGAAATAA
- the pdxR gene encoding MocR-like pyridoxine biosynthesis transcription factor PdxR: protein MAKSWAAFGVDLHVEPTGPRVRRGLTDGLREAVRSGRLPPGTRLPSSRSLAADLGIARNTVADAYTDLVAEGWLTARQGSGTRVSERHVVPPANSAPRRPADHRPVHDLRSGSPDLSSFPRGAWLRAARRALAAAPSDAFGYGDPRGRVELRTALAGYLSRARGVRADPDRIVVCAGFSHGLRVLARVLRARGAHSVAVESYGLDEHWRLLAEAGLATTALPFDERGTDPTAGATDAGAVLLTPAHQFPMGVPLHHDRRAAVVDWARRTGGLVLEDDYDGEFRYDRQSVGALQGLDPDHVVYLGTASKSLAPGLRLGWMVLPPGVAEEVTAAKGGVDTCGALDQLTLAEFIASGAYDRHVRAMRTRYRRRRDALVAVLADRAPAIRVTGIAAGLHAVLRLPPGTEAAVVRAAARQGLAVDGLTSRHRHAGAVAAPLDALVVGYGTPPDHAWSGALDALCAALPVDDDGSGILFPG from the coding sequence ATGGCGAAATCATGGGCCGCTTTCGGGGTCGACCTGCACGTGGAGCCGACCGGGCCGCGGGTGCGGCGGGGCCTGACCGACGGTCTGCGCGAGGCGGTCCGCAGCGGCCGGCTGCCGCCCGGCACCCGGCTGCCCTCCTCCCGCTCCCTCGCCGCCGACCTGGGCATCGCCCGCAACACGGTCGCCGACGCCTACACCGACCTGGTCGCCGAGGGCTGGCTCACCGCCCGCCAGGGCTCGGGCACCCGGGTGTCCGAACGGCACGTCGTGCCTCCGGCGAACTCGGCCCCCCGCCGCCCCGCAGATCACCGGCCCGTCCACGACCTGCGGTCGGGCAGCCCCGACCTCTCCTCCTTCCCGCGCGGCGCATGGCTCAGGGCGGCCCGCCGCGCCCTGGCCGCGGCTCCCTCCGACGCCTTCGGCTACGGCGACCCGCGCGGCCGGGTGGAACTGCGCACCGCCCTCGCCGGCTACCTCTCCCGCGCCCGCGGGGTGCGCGCCGACCCCGACCGCATCGTGGTGTGCGCCGGGTTCTCGCACGGCCTCCGCGTCCTCGCGAGGGTCCTGCGGGCGCGCGGGGCGCACTCGGTGGCCGTCGAGTCCTACGGCCTGGACGAGCACTGGCGACTGCTGGCGGAAGCGGGACTGGCCACCACCGCCCTGCCGTTCGACGAACGCGGCACGGACCCGACGGCCGGGGCCACGGACGCCGGCGCGGTCCTGCTGACCCCCGCCCACCAGTTCCCGATGGGCGTGCCGCTGCACCACGACCGCCGGGCGGCCGTCGTGGACTGGGCGCGGCGCACCGGCGGTCTGGTCCTGGAGGACGACTACGACGGCGAGTTCCGCTACGACCGCCAGTCCGTGGGCGCACTCCAGGGGCTCGACCCCGATCACGTGGTGTACCTGGGCACGGCGAGCAAGTCGCTGGCCCCCGGCCTGCGGCTGGGCTGGATGGTGCTGCCGCCGGGCGTGGCGGAGGAGGTGACGGCGGCCAAGGGCGGGGTGGACACCTGCGGGGCACTGGACCAGCTGACGCTCGCGGAGTTCATCGCCTCGGGCGCGTACGACCGCCATGTGCGGGCCATGCGCACGCGCTACCGCCGCCGCCGCGACGCGCTGGTCGCCGTCCTGGCCGACCGGGCTCCCGCGATCCGCGTCACCGGCATCGCGGCGGGCCTGCACGCCGTCCTGCGCCTGCCGCCGGGCACGGAGGCGGCCGTGGTGCGTGCGGCGGCCCGGCAAGGCCTTGCGGTCGACGGTCTGACCTCGCGCCATCGGCACGCGGGCGCCGTAGCCGCCCCGCTCGACGCTCTGGTCGTGGGGTACGGCACCCCGCCGGACCACGCCTGGTCCGGCGCGCTGGACGCCCTGTGCGCCGCTCTTCCCGTCGACGACGACGGCTCCGGAATTCTTTTTCCCGGATAG